CTGGGCCAACCGGCCCGTCGCGCACGTAGATCGCCATCCGTTTTTCAAGATAGCACCGTCAATTTCAGGAAATATTTATCCTGGCTGATGCGGGCTATTCGGTGGCGATCATGTCGATCGTAGTACGACGCGCGCGAAGGCGTCGACGACGGCGGGCGTGAGGGCTGCCGGACCGGTGTCAGCGGGGCGCGGCGGGCGGGTGCCCGGGTGGTGGCGGACAGGCTGCAGCACGCCGCGCCGGGGCTGGGGTCGGGCTTAGGTGTTTACGCCGAACGGCGTGGTGGTCGGGCAAGCGGCGCGACGGCGGGCGTCGGGCACGAGGCCACGGCAGCCGGAACGGATGCGCGACGGAACGCGCGGCACGTTCGCGGCACGGCGGGAAGCCAGGCACGAAGCGCGCCGCGGCCGGGCTCAGATCGAGCGGCGGCGCTTGCGCAGCAGGCTCGTGCCGACCAGCACGAAGATCAGCACGAAGCCGATCAGTGCCCAGCCCGGCAGCAGGATGCCGAGGATCGGCGGATAGACGGTCTCGCAGAGGCCGCCGACCTTGAACACGCTCGGCAGCCATTGCGCGGGCGGCAGGCTGTCGACGATCGGCTGCAGCGTGTCGAACCCGCAGCTGAAGCCCGGGTGCAACTGGATCTGCAGGTGGCGCGCCGCGGTGCCGGCGCCGCCGAGCGCCGAGATCACGATCAGCAATTCGATCACGGCGAGGCTGCGGCGGCTGCGCAGGCCGGTGCCGAGGAACGAGAAGATCGCGATCAGCGCGAAGAAATAACGCTGGATGATGCAGAGCGGGCACGGGTCCTCGCCCTTCACGAACTGCAGGTACAGCGCCCCGGCCAGCAGGCCGACGCAGACGACGCCGAGCAGCGTCAGGAGGCGGCGCTCGTGGCGCAGCGACAGCGAGAAGTCGTTCATCGGTGGTCGGTCCCGAAAATGGAGTCGTCGGATTCTAGCGCGAACCCGGTGGCGATTTCGCGTGCATCGGCGAGTCGGGTGCGCTTTCGACGCGTGGCCCGCGCGGCGCCGTCCGGGTGGCTCGCCGGCTTTCGCCGCCGCGGCGGCGGATCAGCGGATCGCCGCGAGCACTGCTTCGATCGACTGGCCGATCGCGAGCAGCGCATCGTCGCGATGGGGCGCGGCCGCGACCATCAGGCCGACCGGCGCGCCGTCACGCGGATGGCATGGTACCGACAGCGCGCAGGCGTCGAGGAAGTTGAACGCGCTCGGATTGCGCAGGATCAGCGCGTTGGTGCGCGCGAACGCGGCGTCGTCGTGTTCGAGTTCGGCCATGCGCGGCGGCACGACCGGCACGGTCGGCGCGAGCACCGCGTCCACGCCCGACCAGAGCGTGCGGTCGGCCTCGTCGAGCATGGCCGCGCGGGCGGCGAGCAGGTCGAGATAATCGGCGGCCGAGGCGGGCTGGCCCTTCATGATGCGCACCAGCACGCGCGGGTCGTAGCTGTCGCGGCGGTGTTCGAGCAGCGGCCGGTGCCAGGCGTAGGCCTCGATCGACGGGAAGCCGAAGCGGTTGATGTCGGCGAGCCGCTCGAGCGGGGCGAAGCGCAGATCCGACAGGATCGCGCCGGCCGCCGCCAGATGCTCGAGCGCGGCGCTGAACGCGGCCGCCACCTCGGCGTCCATGCCGTCCGTCACATAATGATTGAGCACGCCGAGCCGCACGCCTTCGAGCGGGCGCGCGGCCGGCACGCGCGGCGCGAGCCCGGCGAGAATCCGGTCGACCAGCGCGCAGCAGGCGACCGACACGCCGATCGGGCCGAACGAGTCGAGCGTCGACGACAGCGGCACGCCGCCGTCCTTCGGCACCCGGCTCGCGGTCGGCTTGAAGCCGGTCAGCCCGCACAGCGCGGCCGGAATCCGGAGCGAACCGCCGGTGTCGGTGCCCAGCGCGACGGCCGCCATGCCGTCGGCCACCGAGGCGGCGGCGCCCGACGACGAGCCGCCGGCCACGCGCGCGTCGCCGGCCGCCTCGCGCCGGTATGGCGAGCGCGGCGTGCCGTAGTGCGGGTTCAGGCCGAGCCCCGAGAACGCGAATTCGCTCATGTTGGTGCGCCCGACCAGCACCGCGCCGGCCCGGCGCAGCCGCGCGACGGCCGGCGCGTCGGCCGTGGCCGGCGGTGCGTCGTCGAGCGCGCGCGAGCCGGCCCGCGTGACCTGGCCGACGATGTCGAACAGATCCTTGACCGACACCGGGATACCGGCCAGCGGCGACAGCACCGTGCCGGCCGCGCGCAGGCGGTCGTGCGCGTCGGCCGCCGCACGCGCCGTGTCGGCGTCGACGCTGGTGAACGCGATCGCGCCCTGGCCGTCGGGCGCGGCGATGCGGTCGAGCGCGGCGTCGACGAGCGCGCGGCTGGTCGTGCGGCCGGCCGCGAGATCGGCGGCCAGCGTGGCGAGCGGCGGGAAGGGGGCGAAAGTGGTCATGGCGGCGGGATGAAAGGTGGGCGAAGGGTGGATGGAGTCGGCCGGCGTCGCGCGGCTTGCGCGGTGTGCCGGCCCGCGGGCTGACTGACGATGGTAGGGGGATCGATCGCGGGCGTCCAGCCTGCGCGCCGGCGCGCTTCGCGCCGGCCGCCGCGGGTTCGATGCAGTTCCGGCAGCCGTTGCAACAATGTTGCGGAATGTGAGCCGGTTTGCCGCTGATCCTCTACTGACGGATAATGAATCCTCGTCGAACATTCGCGTGACAGACGCGCCAGACCATCGTCATGAGCGAAAACACGCCTCCCGCTCCGTCTTCCGGCGTTCGTCCGGAATCCCCCACGGCCACCGACATGGCCGATTCGATTGCCGCCTCCACACCCGCGCCCGAGCCACCGAAACTGTCGCCGGCCGTGTTCGCCGCGCAGATTCCCGCCGCGCAGGACGTTGCGGTCGAACCCGCCTTCGTCCCCGCCGATCCGCTCGCGGCCAGCTTGCCCGAGACGCCCGTCGCGGCGGCGCCGGGCGACGCCGGCCAGCCGGCCGGCGCGGCCGGTGTGACTTCCGCTGGTGTCGCGGCCGCCGGTGCGGCCACCGGCGTGGCAGGCGCCGCCGCGCAGGCTGGTGCCGCCACCGGCGGCGAGCCCGCGGCCGGCCAGGCCCGTGCCGGCTCGCCGCCGCCCGGCTTCGGCGCCGCGCCCGATTTCGAAACCGCCCGCCCGCCGCCCGCCTCGGCGCAGCCGGCCCCACCTGCCTACCTGAAGCGCAGCGACACGCCGTGGTCGGTATTCGGCCGCATCATCGCCGCGCGCGCGCGGCGGCTGTTCGACCGGGCCGGCCAGCGGATCACGCAGCGCACGCTGCGGATCGGCGTCTCGGCCCGGATCTTTCACCCCGAGCCCGGCGCGAGCGGCCTGCGCGGCAAGACGCTGCAATATCTCGAGGAATCGATCGCGCACTGGGTGATGTCGCGCGACGTTCTCGTGTTCATGATCCCGACCGTCGGCCATCAGGGCATGCTGCACCCGAGCAACATCCGGCTGCGCGATTACGCGAAGCATCTGGACGGGCTGCTGCTGCAGGGCGGCGCCGACGTGTCGCCGCAGACCTACGCGGAGTCCGACGCGCGCCCCGAATGGCCGGGCGACCGCGTGCGCGACATGTACGAGCTCGAGCTGCTGCACGAGTTCGTCGAGTCCGGCAAACCGGTGCTCGGCGTCTGCCGCGGCTGCCAGCTGATCAACGTCGCGTTCGGCGGCTCGCTCTACCAGGACATCGCCACCGACGTGCCGACGGCCGGCATCCACGTCAGCGAGCATTACGACCAGCACCGCCACGCGATCCGCTTCCCCGACAACTCGACGCTCGCGAACATGTTCCCGGGCCGCCGCGAGGCGATCGTCAACTCGATCCACCACCAGGCGATCCGCGATCTCGGCCGCGACCTGAACATCGAGGCCGTGTCGGCCGAGGACGGCATCATCGAGAGCATTCGCTATCGCCGCGCGCCGTTCGTGGTGGGCGTGCAGTGGCACCCCGAGTTCCATCGCGCGGGCGGCGCCGAGCTGCTCGACTGCACGCCGCTGCTCGACACGTTCCTGCGCGCCGCTCGCGAGACGCGGCTGTAACGGCGGCCCGGCCGTTTCCTGCCGCGTTCTGCCGCGGCAATTTGCCGGCCGACCCGCGTTCGCGGGCGGCCGGCGCGCGATTCGGGCGATAATCGCGCGTCCTCTTTCCTCGTTCAGGAGCCTCAGCTTGAGTACGCGCAGCAGGGTTGCCCGCCTCATCGGACGGACGCTTCCGGGCGCCGCGCTGGCCGCGATCGCGATCTGCGGCGCGCACGCGCTGGCCGCCGAGGCCACGGATGCCGCGGATGCCGATACGGCGGCCACCGCGTCTTCGGCTTCATCGCGGCCCGCCGCCGATGCGTCCGCTGCCGTCGATACCACGCCGCCGCCCGATTCCTCGCCGCCCGTGGCCGGCACGCGCCCCGACGTCACGACGCTGACGGCCGGTGACGGCGAAGGCCGCGCCGCGCCGTCGCCGCTCGCCGCCGGCGACGCGCAGGGCGACGTGGCCGAGCTGATGCGGATGTTGCGCGATCACCAGCTCACGGAGATGCGCACGACCTACAACGGCAGCTACGGCGCGAGCCTGCTGTTCTATCCGCAGGAGATGACCTATTACGTCGCGCTGTTCCAGGACAAGCATTTCTGGCGCGTGGTCAAGTCGCAGGAGCGTCCGCGCGCGGAGATGATCTACCAGAACTTCGCGGACCAGACCGTCCAGCTGTCCGACATCGAGCTGCGGCGCACCGAGCTGGCCGCGCAGAAGCGGTTTCTCGAGCGCGTGATCGGCCTGTCCGAGGATCATGCCAAGCGCCTGCGGGCCGACCTTGGCATCGCGCGCGAGCAGCAGGCACAGATCGAGGCGCGGCGGCAGGCGGCGCAGGATCAGGCGCAGGCGCTCGCGGTCGAGGAGCGTGCTTCGGCGGCGCGGCTGCACGAACTGCAGCGGCGCGTGCGACGGCTGCAGCAACAGAACGAGAACGGGCTCGCGCCGGACGCGCAGTGAGTCGGCGGCCAAAGCTGACGATCCGGTTTCATGCGTGGCGCCGTTTGCGATTCGCGTAATCGATTCGAAAGCATCGCCGCGCCGCTCATCACTTCCCCGCATATCCCACGGCGACGTTTTGCGCGACACTGCGGTACAGTCGGCAGACCCCGGCCGGCCGCGCGGCGACGCTCGTCGCGCGGCGCGATGCCGGTCCGCCACCGCATTCGGCCGCCGTGCCAGCTTCGGCCACCTCGCGGCGGCGCACGCGCTGCGCCGCGCCATGCTCTATCGAGATCAATCATGTCAACTGCGACTCACACGCAAGTCAACCAGGAATCCAAGGCCCGCACCGTGTTCCGCGTGGTCAGCGGCAACTTCCTGGAAATGTACGACTTCATGGTCTACGGCTACTACGCCTCGGCGATCGCCAAGACCTATTTCCCGAACGGCGACGCGTTCGCCTCGCTGATGCTGTCGCTGTCGGTGTTCGGCGCCGGCTTCCTGGTGCGCCCGATCGGCGC
The genomic region above belongs to Burkholderia plantarii and contains:
- a CDS encoding disulfide bond formation protein B, with the translated sequence MNDFSLSLRHERRLLTLLGVVCVGLLAGALYLQFVKGEDPCPLCIIQRYFFALIAIFSFLGTGLRSRRSLAVIELLIVISALGGAGTAARHLQIQLHPGFSCGFDTLQPIVDSLPPAQWLPSVFKVGGLCETVYPPILGILLPGWALIGFVLIFVLVGTSLLRKRRRSI
- a CDS encoding amidase, with the protein product MTTFAPFPPLATLAADLAAGRTTSRALVDAALDRIAAPDGQGAIAFTSVDADTARAAADAHDRLRAAGTVLSPLAGIPVSVKDLFDIVGQVTRAGSRALDDAPPATADAPAVARLRRAGAVLVGRTNMSEFAFSGLGLNPHYGTPRSPYRREAAGDARVAGGSSSGAAASVADGMAAVALGTDTGGSLRIPAALCGLTGFKPTASRVPKDGGVPLSSTLDSFGPIGVSVACCALVDRILAGLAPRVPAARPLEGVRLGVLNHYVTDGMDAEVAAAFSAALEHLAAAGAILSDLRFAPLERLADINRFGFPSIEAYAWHRPLLEHRRDSYDPRVLVRIMKGQPASAADYLDLLAARAAMLDEADRTLWSGVDAVLAPTVPVVPPRMAELEHDDAAFARTNALILRNPSAFNFLDACALSVPCHPRDGAPVGLMVAAAPHRDDALLAIGQSIEAVLAAIR
- a CDS encoding gamma-glutamyl-gamma-aminobutyrate hydrolase family protein (Members of this family of hydrolases with an active site Cys residue belong to MEROPS family C26.) — translated: MSENTPPAPSSGVRPESPTATDMADSIAASTPAPEPPKLSPAVFAAQIPAAQDVAVEPAFVPADPLAASLPETPVAAAPGDAGQPAGAAGVTSAGVAAAGAATGVAGAAAQAGAATGGEPAAGQARAGSPPPGFGAAPDFETARPPPASAQPAPPAYLKRSDTPWSVFGRIIAARARRLFDRAGQRITQRTLRIGVSARIFHPEPGASGLRGKTLQYLEESIAHWVMSRDVLVFMIPTVGHQGMLHPSNIRLRDYAKHLDGLLLQGGADVSPQTYAESDARPEWPGDRVRDMYELELLHEFVESGKPVLGVCRGCQLINVAFGGSLYQDIATDVPTAGIHVSEHYDQHRHAIRFPDNSTLANMFPGRREAIVNSIHHQAIRDLGRDLNIEAVSAEDGIIESIRYRRAPFVVGVQWHPEFHRAGGAELLDCTPLLDTFLRAARETRL
- a CDS encoding DUF2968 domain-containing protein, encoding MSTRSRVARLIGRTLPGAALAAIAICGAHALAAEATDAADADTAATASSASSRPAADASAAVDTTPPPDSSPPVAGTRPDVTTLTAGDGEGRAAPSPLAAGDAQGDVAELMRMLRDHQLTEMRTTYNGSYGASLLFYPQEMTYYVALFQDKHFWRVVKSQERPRAEMIYQNFADQTVQLSDIELRRTELAAQKRFLERVIGLSEDHAKRLRADLGIAREQQAQIEARRQAAQDQAQALAVEERASAARLHELQRRVRRLQQQNENGLAPDAQ